One segment of Curtobacterium poinsettiae DNA contains the following:
- a CDS encoding MarR family winged helix-turn-helix transcriptional regulator, with amino-acid sequence MDSPTSAGALPEIDWGAEGIESELGWALPLALQGFTRMGSEAVDDVPGGPRGYQVLVAITTEEPSSQLGLAQRLGIDKTQMTYIVDALESGGFVERRPAPTDRRVRQVHPTDAGRTLLARTRSALRGAEGVLMRHLDDDEQTTLRRLLARVALTAGLSTAGPDQADPTFQHPLAVPERSRRRTATTTSTTTAVRPSP; translated from the coding sequence ATGGACAGTCCGACGTCGGCAGGAGCGCTCCCCGAGATCGACTGGGGTGCCGAGGGGATCGAATCCGAGCTCGGGTGGGCGCTGCCGCTGGCGCTCCAGGGCTTCACACGGATGGGCAGCGAGGCGGTCGACGACGTGCCGGGCGGGCCCCGCGGGTACCAGGTGCTCGTCGCGATCACCACCGAGGAACCGTCGTCGCAACTCGGACTCGCGCAGCGGCTCGGGATCGACAAGACCCAGATGACCTACATCGTCGACGCGCTCGAGTCGGGTGGGTTCGTCGAACGCCGCCCGGCCCCGACGGACCGGCGGGTACGGCAGGTCCACCCCACCGACGCCGGCCGTACCCTGCTCGCCCGGACCCGGTCCGCCCTGCGCGGCGCCGAGGGCGTGCTCATGCGACACCTGGACGACGACGAACAGACGACGCTGCGTCGGCTCCTGGCCCGCGTCGCGCTCACCGCCGGGCTCAGCACCGCCGGACCGGACCAGGCAGACCCCACGTTCCAACACCCCCTCGCCGTCCCGGAGCGATCCCGACGGCGCACCGCGACGACCACGTCGACCACCACTGCAGTGAGGC
- a CDS encoding epoxide hydrolase family protein: protein MPDTTVITPFTLDVPQAELDDLRGRLSGTRWPDAETVEDTSQGPRLEKVRALVEHWTTEYDWRRTEALLNGWGQHTTHIDGLEVHFLHVRSAVPGARALLLTHGWPGSVLEFRHAIGPLTDPVAHGGDAEDAFHVVIPSLPGFGFSGRPTTTGWNTARTARAWSVLMSRLGYTDWFAQGGDLGATVTAELAALQAAGDIGLAGIHLNMALFMPTDDEARNASPDEQVMLQESGHYWQELSAYSQQMSTHPQTIGYSLADSPVGLASWIYAMFQDVGGSHDEHGDAERIFPLDEIIDDVMLYWLPNTAASSARMYWEATRTGWATPGTVEEPLTLPVGLSIMPGEYVRRSRRWAERRYTDLVFFNEVARGGHFAMLEQPALLVDDVRATFRNLR, encoded by the coding sequence ATGCCGGACACCACAGTCATCACCCCGTTCACCCTCGACGTCCCCCAGGCGGAGCTCGACGACCTGCGCGGTCGCCTGTCGGGAACCCGCTGGCCCGACGCCGAGACGGTCGAGGACACCTCGCAGGGACCCCGACTCGAGAAGGTCCGCGCCCTCGTCGAGCACTGGACGACGGAGTACGACTGGCGTCGGACCGAGGCGCTCCTGAACGGCTGGGGTCAGCACACCACCCACATCGACGGACTCGAGGTCCACTTCCTGCACGTCCGGTCTGCCGTCCCCGGTGCCCGCGCGCTCCTGCTCACCCACGGCTGGCCCGGATCCGTCCTGGAGTTCCGCCACGCCATCGGTCCGCTCACCGACCCGGTTGCGCACGGCGGCGACGCGGAGGACGCGTTCCACGTCGTGATCCCGAGCCTGCCCGGGTTCGGGTTCTCCGGCAGACCGACGACGACCGGGTGGAACACCGCTCGGACGGCCAGGGCCTGGTCGGTGCTGATGTCCCGGCTCGGCTACACGGACTGGTTCGCCCAGGGCGGTGACCTCGGCGCCACCGTCACCGCGGAGCTCGCAGCCCTGCAGGCCGCGGGGGACATCGGGCTCGCCGGCATCCACCTCAACATGGCGCTGTTCATGCCGACCGACGACGAAGCCCGGAACGCCTCCCCTGACGAGCAGGTCATGCTGCAGGAGAGCGGTCACTACTGGCAGGAGCTGTCGGCCTACTCGCAGCAGATGTCGACCCACCCGCAGACCATCGGGTACTCGTTGGCCGACTCCCCCGTCGGACTGGCGTCGTGGATCTACGCGATGTTCCAGGACGTCGGCGGCTCGCACGACGAACACGGCGACGCCGAGCGGATCTTCCCGCTCGACGAGATCATCGACGACGTCATGCTGTACTGGCTGCCGAACACCGCTGCGTCCTCGGCGCGGATGTACTGGGAAGCCACCCGGACCGGCTGGGCCACCCCGGGCACCGTCGAGGAACCGCTGACCCTGCCCGTCGGACTGAGCATCATGCCCGGCGAGTACGTCCGCCGGTCGCGCCGCTGGGCGGAGCGCCGCTACACAGACCTGGTGTTCTTCAACGAGGTCGCGCGCGGCGGGCACTTCGCGATGCTCGAACAGCCGGCGCTGCTCGTCGACGACGTCCGGGCGACGTTCCGGAACCTGCGCTGA